A stretch of the Lactuca sativa cultivar Salinas chromosome 9, Lsat_Salinas_v11, whole genome shotgun sequence genome encodes the following:
- the LOC111904984 gene encoding protein disulfide isomerase-like 2-3, protein MNRSANVLILISFFFLSFTSNLNLVDAAPEQLNQKNFDEKVMKSKDVWFIMFGLPTCGTQKAFLPEWEAFSKLVDGKIKLGEVNVAENYDLYVQYKIKSYPTIITFAADKSKGAFEYTGTRTAQKMEEAANLKLEGKGY, encoded by the exons ATGAATCGCTCCGCAAATGTGTTGATCTTGATCTCTTTCTTCTTTTTATCATTCACCTCAAACTTAAATCTCGTTGATGCTGCTCCTGAACAATTGAATCAAAAAAATTTTGATGAAAAGGTTATGAAAAGCAAAGATGTTTGGTTTATCATGTTCGGCCTACCAAC GTGTGGAACACAAAAAGCGTTTCTTCCTGAATGGGAGGCTTTTTCAAAGTTAgtggatggaaagatcaagcttGGTGAAGTGAACGTTGCAGAGAACTAT GATTTATACGTACAGTATAAGATAAAAAGTTACCCGACTATTATAACATTTGCTGCTGATAAATCAAAGGGAGCTTTCGAATACACAGGAACAAGAACAGCACAAAAAATGGAAGAAGCTGCAAATCTTAAGTTGGAAGGAAAAGGATATTAA